The sequence TGGTATTCCTTGTCAACATGAACTAGCAACTGATACTATCTTTGATTATATTGGCAGGTATATAACAGGGTACAAAACTGTAGGGAGAAAATAATGGTGATGGCTTTAAGAAAAAATGGTGCTTAGATGAGAGGGCGCAAGGCAGGGGAAGAAggtataaaacaaaacattgtaGCTCATAATAATTTGAAGAATCACGCATTTGGAATGGAATTGCATTGACTCCTGTCTATATGTATATGAAGTTTAGCTTATTGTCAAGATATGGAAGCCTTTAAATTTAAATGTAATCATGCATGAGCTAGACCAGACTGCATGTGAACATTAAGTGCCAGTGTCATCAGCAACATTATACTATGTGCATTAGTTCTCATTGCCATTTGCCACGtatgcagatttttttttctttttcgaagCAAGCAGGTAATCATTACCTAGCTTTCTAATGTTGTAATGTATACAAACTCGAAAAACAGAATTACCGGTGATATAGCTCCAGTAGCTTCCTCGGCACCAGCACCTTGACTAGCTAAGAATACTGAACAGAGGAGAGGTATGACATTCCTCTGTGCCTCTTCACTCTCTGAATTTTGAGATAGATTGACTGAAATGCGGGCAGACGCAAGCCGTACCCTGTAGCCAGGTTATGAAGGAAAAGTGATTCAGAATTCAGAAACATTGATCAGATGATATATTGAAATGTTCCTTACCCAAAGAAACTGGCAGAATAGTAGCACGGATATGAATCAAGCAAATGGAAAGGAGGCAAGTAAAATGGGTTACCTATTAAGGCTATCTTTCTCCACGAGGTTGACAAGCAAGCCCAATATGGCAACCAGAAAATCAAGTTCATGATCTTGCAATTGCTTAGTTTTGACTTGGTATGCTCTGCTGTTCTGGTAACATGACAGATCTTGACTAACATTGACATCTCTACCCGATGAAACATCTTTCATTTGATGGTGCTTGTCCATGGAAAAATCAAATGAGGGGAAATGCTTAATGATCAAGGAAACCATGGTGTTAAGTCCGCCACATGAAGCAATCTGTTCGCAACCAGATGGATTGTCATTTGCCAAGTTCATAAGAACCTGCCAGAAAATTAGTGGAAGAGGTTAAACCAGATGCCACATACTAACAGTTTTTGCTTGAGACTCCTTCCCTAAACTTCCCACCAAGATGAGATCTCGCAAACATTTAATATAAGGTATAAATGGTGAATGTTCTTACATAAATGTACAAAATCATACAGGGAATGAAAGTGCCAAAGGTTTGGTAAGCTGTATTAAAAAATATCGTCAATTGGAACCCATTTGAGGGATATAAAACTTGCACTTCTTTTGACCAAAATTTAACATACGTCAGCCAACAAATGTCACACAGGTAAACCAACAGAAAATATGCTTTATTGCATAAGAGACAAGAAAGATCAAAGGAAACATTCTTAATTACCTTAACTGATGCCAAAAGGCAGTCTTCCAAAATACCGGACTCATCTTCAACATTAGAATGAGATGTTGCACCTGAATGGTGAGTATCTTCAGGTTGACATGATTCATGACTTCCAGTTGCTGCAGTCCCACAATCGTCGAGCACTTTTCTGCTTCGTCGTTTTGCTCGCTTCTGTGGTGATTTCTTTTTTGGGCCAAATAGTTCCCAATTTGAAGGTCCTTGATCAACATCATCAAATGCAAACGGATCATCACCACCACTGATCAAATCACCGTTTGCATTTTCAGATAGGCAGCGCCTTTTTGCCATTTCTCTGGAGTTCCCATCAGAAGTATGTGCTTTAATAGAAATCCATCCACTTGAGCCTCTAATTGGATTAGATTTAGAACGATCCTTTCTAACATTCAGCTTCAAACTAACACCATTGCTGTGTCCCCCACCAAATGAACCAACTGATGCCCCGTTGCTCGAAATAGATGGAGAAAAGTTGACTGCCTTTTGGGACAGGCAAACATCACTACTGGAAGAGATAGTGATATGAGAAACTTCTGATTTCGAGGATGAGCAATTTTGGCGTCTTTGATTCAGCAAAAGGCTCTTTTTCTTTGAATTCTTGCACTTGCCATGATCATTCAATAAAGTTGCATCTTTGTTGCCTGCTGCACATGCAATATTGAACATGTAACTATATTAACCTCGTAAttagataaaatattttagACACTTGTATTAGATCACAAAGGGATAGGAACTGAGCTAAGCTCAGTTggttgagggtgtggatgtaCGCTTAGACCACCCACGTTCCAGTTCTCTTCGACGCGAATTTgggtgcctatttcttcttatttataatgccacctagttcctcctaagtcggtcaagtttttttttttagatcacAAAGGGATGATAACACACTACCGTCCATAGAGTACAATAGTGCAAATGCGAGATAGCTTAACTGCCCTTGAAATGTGTTCCTGAGACCAGATGAAACACAGAAAACGGTAGGGAAAATAAAGGTAAAATCTAATGAAAAGTTCTATAAGAaaagaaatgattttttttttgtagcaGCCTTAGTTCGATGGTTTGGTTTCTACTTTGGGACCTAATATGGTTGAAACTTGGAAAGGCGATCTTATTCATTTAGTTCTTCAATtaactcaaaaaaaattctttatcTTTAAAGAATTCTGCCTTCCTTAAAATGTTAACCATATTCAGACAGGGCACAGCAATCGCAATACAATTATAAAAAGAAATAGTGTTCTCTATTACCAGAGCAGACCCCATTGAAAACTTTAGAAGATTTTGGATCTGTCTTGCTGGAAACAGTGGAAGAGTTCTGAAGGAGGGACAGAGCTGCAGCAAAGGAAACTAACCATCAGACTGCAAGTTATCAAAGGGGGTGTTGAGCGTTACATTTAGCTGAGTGGTGAAAACATTAAATTATTAAGTAAAATTACCTGATAATAATTCAATAGTACTGATAACAACAGCAACAAAAGAAAGTGAGGAGCACTTAGGGCTCACTTTTCTACTCATGCTGAGCAAATGGTCCTGGAAGAAACAGAAAAGAGTTAAGAGTTAAGAACACTTTGTACATAAATAATAAAGGTTAGCAGAGTACAAGGTAACACTATTATCGCACAGAAGAAGCACGAAAAATTTTGTACAGAAGAAGCGAGATAGAAGAAATTGAATTGACAAGATATGGAACATTACCTTGTTATATTCACTTAGAAATGTTGCATTCTCCAAAATTTTGAAACATTTCAAGAGGAGTGCAGCACTTTGCAAAGGTGCTCCTTCCTTTAGGTCCATGGCCGCAGTGGCGGTATCCTTTACAAGTCTCTGATACACAAGGTTAAATATCTATGTCAAAAGGGCGAAATGGTCACACAGAATATGTTGATATGAGGGCAAAAGATATACAGATCAGGACCCTAGGTACTAAAATATGGAAATCAGAAATACAGCCAGTACTAGAGTTGCTTACAAATCCAGGAAAGGCAAGTATCACTGGAAATGTAACGCTTGATAGAATAAGAGTCACTTCATGTCTCAATGGCATGGAACTAGAGGTTCAAAGTTCAAGGAGTATAGCTTGATTGTTTCTCCAAAATGATACTGCTACTCGAAGACTatatttagaataaaaaaattcagtcAAAGCAATTTTCACAAAATAACTTGTGCTGCAGCATGTTTTCTAGCATTGAAAATAATCTTCTTTTAGGTTGCAGCTTCAATCTATTGGGATTAAATTGTACAAGGTTCAAAGGCTGCAAACAGCCAAACACCCTTTAGCATAGCAAAACAAATAATTTCAACTTAAGGGTTTTTTGTCTGAACCTGtaattaaataaacatattatatAAACAACATCTAACCTCCATTTGTGAATGACAATTCACCATAACATCAAAGATATTATCAAGACCGCCCAACTCCCTTAATGTTTCTTTGAAATTTCCTCCAAGTTTGGTCACCGTATCAGATGTCtctgaaaaaaataaacatttgaAAGGAAACTTAGGTCTAATGATAGCAAAACTTACTGCTAGTGCAGATTTATTCAAGCTAAGCAAAACAGATAGTAAAGAAGTAGACAATCAAGCAAGTTGTTGTGTTTGTAGACAATCAAGCAAGTGAAACAAGGGCCAGACAAAGGCATCCATGCAAAGTTGTAAACGTgagatatttttcttatgaTTTGATTTATTGTTTTGATTAATATAATGACAGTTCTAAAAGTACATCGTGATCAAGAAATTTGATTATAGAACTTACCCTCTAGCGCAACAGCAGACAAGCATGCCTTTTCCATTGTCAACAAAGCAAGCCACTTTGAACACAATTCTGGTCTTGTTGTTCTCTTGTCATCTCTGTCTAGTGGCTTGATCTCTTTGCAGCTTATGAGGATTTCTTCAACTTTCGAAAGTATGTCCTCTGAA is a genomic window of Phragmites australis chromosome 24, lpPhrAust1.1, whole genome shotgun sequence containing:
- the LOC133907329 gene encoding wings apart-like protein 1 isoform X2, producing MIVRTYGRRSRSFSDGGGGDRGVSSSKDAFDFDGDDLDALGSSASQPLPLPPSQESSSMWDFDEDPPPRPEGRRRGKEGRGGRWELAEPAAAPTATLMEAEEYGEMMESVDEVTFALDGLRPAAQRRTRRASLLALLGICASAERRRVLRAQGLIQQIIDDILVLNIDDPPCAIAAGALLFVLASDVQDNHLLDSETCVLFLLKLLNPPVNAVDAKAPSIGSKLLGISKFHMLNSSNKDADSSSEDILSKVEEILISCKEIKPLDRDDKRTTRPELCSKWLALLTMEKACLSAVALEETSDTVTKLGGNFKETLRELGGLDNIFDVMVNCHSQMERLVKDTATAAMDLKEGAPLQSAALLLKCFKILENATFLSEYNKDHLLSMSRKVSPKCSSLSFVAVVISTIELLSALSLLQNSSTVSSKTDPKSSKVFNGVCSGNKDATLLNDHGKCKNSKKKSLLLNQRRQNCSSSKSEVSHITISSSSDVCLSQKAVNFSPSISSNGASVGSFGGGHSNGVSLKLNVRKDRSKSNPIRGSSGWISIKAHTSDGNSREMAKRRCLSENANGDLISGGDDPFAFDDVDQGPSNWELFGPKKKSPQKRAKRRSRKVLDDCGTAATGSHESCQPEDTHHSGATSHSNVEDESGILEDCLLASVKVLMNLANDNPSGCEQIASCGGLNTMVSLIIKHFPSFDFSMDKHHQMKDVSSGRDVNVSQDLSCYQNSRAYQVKTKQLQDHELDFLVAILGLLVNLVEKDSLNRVRLASARISVNLSQNSESEEAQRNVIPLLCSVFLASQGAGAEEATGAISPDDEESLLQGAREAEMMIVEAYAALLLAFLSTESMKVRGAISSCLPDNSLKILVPVLEKFVAFHLQLNMMTRETHSAVTEVIERCRQS
- the LOC133907329 gene encoding wings apart-like protein 1 isoform X1 codes for the protein MIVRTYGRRSRSFSDGGGGDRGVSSSKDAFDFDGDDLDALGSSASQPLPLPPSQESSSMWDFDEDPPPRPEGRRRGKEGRGGRWELAEPAAAPTATLMEAEEYGEMMESVDEVTFALDGLRPAAQRRTRRASLLALLGICASAERRRVLRAQGLIQQIIDDILVLNIDDPPCAIAAGALLFVLASDVQDNHLLDSETCVLFLLKLLNPPVNAVDAKAPSIGSKLLGISKFHMLNSSNKDADSSSEDILSKVEEILISCKEIKPLDRDDKRTTRPELCSKWLALLTMEKACLSAVALEETSDTVTKLGGNFKETLRELGGLDNIFDVMVNCHSQMERLVKDTATAAMDLKEGAPLQSAALLLKCFKILENATFLSEYNKDHLLSMSRKVSPKCSSLSFVAVVISTIELLSALSLLQNSSTVSSKTDPKSSKVFNGVCSAGNKDATLLNDHGKCKNSKKKSLLLNQRRQNCSSSKSEVSHITISSSSDVCLSQKAVNFSPSISSNGASVGSFGGGHSNGVSLKLNVRKDRSKSNPIRGSSGWISIKAHTSDGNSREMAKRRCLSENANGDLISGGDDPFAFDDVDQGPSNWELFGPKKKSPQKRAKRRSRKVLDDCGTAATGSHESCQPEDTHHSGATSHSNVEDESGILEDCLLASVKVLMNLANDNPSGCEQIASCGGLNTMVSLIIKHFPSFDFSMDKHHQMKDVSSGRDVNVSQDLSCYQNSRAYQVKTKQLQDHELDFLVAILGLLVNLVEKDSLNRVRLASARISVNLSQNSESEEAQRNVIPLLCSVFLASQGAGAEEATGAISPDDEESLLQGAREAEMMIVEAYAALLLAFLSTESMKVRGAISSCLPDNSLKILVPVLEKFVAFHLQLNMMTRETHSAVTEVIERCRQS